A genomic window from Populus nigra chromosome 7, ddPopNigr1.1, whole genome shotgun sequence includes:
- the LOC133698552 gene encoding DNA (cytosine-5)-methyltransferase 1-like has product MGSSSILDITTNDPVDNSTFSASSGMRKNKKGKQKSSVSNAKKEVPEKNAKGKKRNFSDTNKEDPAGGSLTRPRRAAACKDFKEKSLRLHEEKSSVVESKKEQVVNEEILALRLTQGQEEGRPNRRLIDFVVHDANGNPQPLEMIEVDDMFISGVIMPLEESLDKEKEVPVRCEGFGRIEAWNISGYEDGSPVIWLTTEVADYDCIKPSGGYKKFFDRFFQKALACIEVYKKLSRFSGGNPEFTLDELLAGVVRAMSGNKCFSGAASVKNFLVSQGEFIYQQITGLDQTSKKNDKIFSDLPALVALRDESRNHGSVLLAKAANPGGNLVIDPKSVDGAIVNQSNQSSTIAEEDEDAKLARLLQEEEYWHSNTRQKKSRGSASASNTIYIKINEDEIANDYPLPVFYKHSDEETDEYVVVASDDVIEHPDDLPRKMLHNWSLYNSDSRLISLELLPMKPCEDIDVTIFGSGRMTEDDGSGFCLDDDPDQSSSRGSEAQDDMGLPIFLSAIKEWMIEFGSSMIFISIRTDMAWYRLGKPSKQYGSWYKPVLKTVKLARSIITLLKEQSRVSRLSFADVIRKVSEFKKDHHAYISSDPAAIERYVVVHGQIILQLFAEFPDQKIKKCAFVVGLTRKMEERHHTKWVVNKKAIVQKFQSNLNPRAAMDTVGSKRKLMQATTTRLINRIWGEYYSNYSPEDLEEGADCEVKEEDEAEEQYENEDDDKEEVVEKTLKPRSVSERTKSHTSQKEVRWDGNPVSKTSSGEAIYKRAIVCGEVIVVGDAVLVEVDESDELPAIYFVEYMFETRNGSRMFHGRMMKRGSETVLGNTANDREVFLTTECMNYKLQDVKQAIILEVRKRPWGHDHRKDNINADRIDREKAEERKKKGLQVEYYCKSLYWPERGAFFTLPLDTMGLGSGVCHSCNLKIAEEDKDIFRVNSSQTGFSYKGTEYSVHDFVYVSPHQFASERGENETFKGGRNVGLKPYVVCQLLEVVLKEPKQAETRSTQVKVQRFFRPDDISPEKAYCSDIREIYYSEETHLLSVETIEGKCEVRKKNDIPTCSAPAIFDNIFFCEHMYDPSKGSLKQLPAQVKSKFSAVSRDGDVASRKRKGKSKEGENDIEADKQREATPENRLATLDIFAGCGGLSEGLQQAGVSSTKWAIEYEEPAGEAFKLNHAGSLMFINNCNVILRAVMEKCGDADDCISTSEAGELASSLDAKVIDGLPLPGQVDFINGGPPCQGFSGMNRFNQSTWSKVQCEMILAFLSFADYFRPKYFLLENVRNFVSFNKGQTFRLTIASLLQMGYQVRFGILEAGAYGVSQSRKRAFIWAASPEEILPEWPEPMHVFAAPELKITLSEKSQYSAVRSTAYGAPFRAITVRDTIGDLPDVGNGASKTNLEYGNDPVSWFQKKIRGDMVVLTDHISKEMNELNLIRCKKIPKRPGADWRDLPDEKVKLSTGQMVDLIPWCLPNTAKRHNQWKGLFGRLDWEGNFPTSITDPQPMGKVGMCFHPEQDRILTVRECARSQGFPDSYQFSGNIHHKHRQIGNAVPPPLSYALGRKLKEALDSKRRK; this is encoded by the exons atgggATCTTCATCTATATTGGATATAACAACAAATGACCCAGTTGATAATTCTACTTTTTCCGCATCATCAG GAATGAGGAAgaacaagaaaggaaaacaaaaatcttcAGTTTCCAATGCAAAGAAGGAAGTGCCGGAAAAAAAcgcaaaaggaaagaagagaaaCTTCTCTGATACTAACAAGGAAGATCCTGCTGGTGGGTCGTTGACAAGGCCTAGGAGAGCTGCTGCATGCAAAGACTTCAAGGAGAAATCTCTACGTTTGCATGAAGAGAAGTCTTCTGTTgttgaatcaaagaaagaacaAGTTGTCAACGAAGAGATTTTAGCTCTTCGTTTGACTCAAGGTCAAGAAGAGGGTCGCCCCAACAGGagattgattgattttgttGTGCATGATGCAAATGGTAACCCTCAACCCTTGGAGATGATTGAAGTTGATGATATGTTTATCTCTGGTGTTATAATGCCTCTTGAGGAGAGCCTTGACAAGGAAAAAGAAGTGCCTGTTAGGTGTGAAGGCTTTGGGAGGATAGAAGCATGGAATATCTCTGGTTACGAAGATGGATCCCCAGTCATTTGGCTGACTACTGAAGTAGCAGATTATGATTGCATCAAGCCTTCCGGTGGCTACAAGAAGTTCTTTGATCGTTTCTTTCAGAAGGCACTTGCTTGCATAGAAGTTTACAAAAAACTCTCAAGATTTTCTGGAGGAAACCCTGAATTCACCCTTGATGAGTTGCTTGCTGGCGTTGTGCGAGCAATGAGCGGAAATAAGTGTTTCTCTGGTGCTGCTTCCGTAAAGAATTTCCTCGTTTCTCAGGGTGAATTTATTTATCAACAAATAACTGGTTTAGACCAGACCTCCAAAAAGAACGATAAAATTTTTTCAGACTTGCCTGCTCTTGTTGCCTTGAGAGATGAAAGTCGCAATCATGGAAGTGTTCTGCTAGCAAAAGCAGCAAATCCTGGTGGCAACTTGGTGATTGATCCAAAGTCTGTGGATGGTGCCATTGTGAATCAGTCTAACCAGTCCAGCACCATAGCTGAGGAAGATGAAGATGCAAAGTTAGCAAGATTATTACAGGAAGAAGAGTATTGGCACTCTAATACGAGGCAAAAGAAAAGTCGGGGTTCAGCTTCTGCATCGAACACAATCTACatcaaaattaatgaagatGAGATTGCAAATGATTACCCTCTCCCTGTGTTTTACAAACACTCTGATGAAGAAACCGATGAGTATGTAGTTGTTGCAAGTGATGATGTAATTGAACACCCTGATGATCTCCCAAGAAAAATGCTTCATAACTGGTCACTTTATAACTCAGACTCAAGGTTGATTTCTTTGGAGCTTCTTCCAATGAAACCTTGTGAAGATATTGATGTCACCATCTTTGGATCAGGACGCATGACTGAAGATGATGGAAGCGGGTTCTGTCTTGATGATGATCCTGATCAGTCTTCTTCTAGGGGTTCGGAGGCTCAGGATGACATGGGTTTGCCAATATTTTTGAGTGCGATAAAGGAGTGGATGATTGAGTTTGGATcatcaatgatttttatatcaatacgcACAGACATGGCCTG GTATAGACTTGGGAAGCCATCAAAACAATATGGTTCCTGGTACAAGCCAGTCCTAAAAACGGTGAAGCTTGCAAGAAGCATCATTACATTGTTGAAGGAGCAAAGTCGAGTATCACGGCTTTCTTTCGCAGATGTAATCCGGAAAGTGTCCGAGTTCAAGAAGGATCATCATGCTTATATTTCATCTGATCCAGCAGCTATTGAGAGGTACGTAGTTGTTCATGGACAGATAATACTGCAACTTTTTGCCGAGTTTCCAGATCAGAAGATCAAGAAATGTGCTTTTGTGGTCGGTTTGACTCGTAAAATGGAGGAGAGGCACCATACTAAATGGGTAGTGAACAAAAAAGCCATTGTGCAAAAGTTTCAATCCAATTTGAATCCTCGAGCAGCAATGGATACTGTGGGATCCAAGAGGAAGCTCATGCAGGCAACAACCACAAGGCTGATCAACAGAATTTGGGGGGAGTACTATTCGAACTATTCTCCAGAGGATTTGGAAGAGGGAGCTGATTGTGAAGTGAAAGAAGAGGATGAAGCTGAGGAGCAGTAtgaaaatgaagatgatgataaagAGGAGGTGGTAGAGAAAACACTAAAACCTCGTTCAGTGTCTGAACGCACTAAATCACATACTTCACAAAAAGAAGTAAGATGGGATGGGAATCCTGTAAGCAAAACATCTTCTGGAGAAGCCATTTACAAGCGAGCCATTGTTTGTGGAGAGGTCATTGTGGTGGGGGATGCTGTTTTAGTGGAGGTTGATGAATCGGATGAACTTCCTGCCATCTATTTTGTGGAGTACATGTTTGAAACACGGAATGGAAGCAGAATGTTTCATGGGAGAATGATGAAGCGAGGATCTGAGACAGTTCTTGGTAACACTGCCAATGATAGAGAGGTTTTCTTAACAACCGAGTGCATGAATTATAAGTTACAGGATGTTAAGCAAGCAATTATTCTGGAAGTTCGAAAAAGACCTTGGGGACATGATCACAGGAAAGATAACATCAATGCTGATAGAATTGATAGGGAAAAGGCagaagagaggaaaaagaaaggatTGCAAGTAGAATATTACTGTAAAAGCTTGTACTGGCCGGAAAGGGGTGCTTTCTTTACTCTCCCGCTTGATACTATGGGTCTTGGGTCTGGTGTCTGCCACTCTTGTAACTTAAAAATAGCTGAAGAAGACAAGGATATTTTCAGAGTAAATTCTTCTCAGACAGGATTTTCATACAAGGGAACTGAGTACTCTGTCCATGATTTTGTCTACGTAAGCCCTCATCAATTTGCTTCAGAAAGGGGGGAGAATGAAACTTTTAAGGGTGGAAGGAATGTTGGGTTGaagccttatgttgtgtgccaGTTGTTGGAGGTTGTTCTAAAGGAACCAAAACAAGCCGAAACAAGATCCACCCAGGTCAAAGTTCAAAGATTTTTCAGACCAGATGATATTTCACCCGAGAAGGCATATTGTTCTGATATTAGGGAG ATATATTACAGTGAAGAAACACATCTTTTATCAGTCGAGACAATTGAAGGGAAATGTGAAGTCAGAAAGAAAAATGACATTCCAACATGCAGTGCTCCCGCAATCTTTGATAATATCTTCTTCTGCGAGCACATGTATGATCCTTCTAAAGGGTCCCTCAAGcag CTACCAGCTCAAGTCAAATCGAAGTTTTCTGCAGTGAGTAGAGATGGTGATGTTGCAAGtagaaagagaaagggaaagtcTAAAGAAGGAGAAAATGATATAGAAGCTGACAAACAAAGGGAAGCAACTCCAGAGAACCGTTTGGCCACGTTGGATATATTTGCCGGTTGTGGTGGATTGTCTGAAGGATTGCAGCAAGCTG GTGTCTCATCAACCAAGTGGGCTATTGAATATGAAGAGCCTGCTGGGGAAGCATTTAAACTCAACCATGCAGGGTCATTGATGTTTATTAATAATTGTAATGTGATCCTGAG GGCTGTCATGGAGAAATGTGGAGATGCAGATGACTGTATTTCTACTTCTGAGGCTGGTGAATTGGCTTCATCACTTGATGCAAAGGTGATTGATGGTTTACCATTGCCAGGGCAGGTGGATTTCATCAATGGAGGGCCTCCATGCCAG GGCTTCTCTGGAATGAATAGGTTTAATCAGAGCACTTGGAGTAAAGTTCAATGTGAGATGATCTTAGCATTCTTATCCTTCGCTGATTATTTCCGCCCAAAGTATTTCCTCTTAGAGAATGTGAGGAACTTCGTATCTTTCAATAAAGGACAGACTTTCCGTTTAACTATCGCTTCTCTTCTTCAGATGGGTTATCAG GTGAGGTTTGGTATTTTGGAAGCTGGAGCATATGGAGTATCTCAGTCACGCAAACGGGCCTTTATATGGGCAGCCTCCCCCGAAGAGATACTCCCAGAATGGCCAGAGCCAATGCATGTTTTTGCTGCCCCAGAGTTAAAAATCACATTGTCTGAGAAATCACAATATTCTGCTGTTAGAAGTACTGCTTATGGAGCCCCTTTCCGTGCAATAACAGTCAGAGATACAATTGGTGATCTCCCTGATGTAGGGAATGGTGCTTCGAAGACTAATTTGGAG TACGGAAATGATCCTGTCTCTTGGTTTCAAAAGAAGATTCGAGGCGACATGGTTGTCTTGACTGAccatatatcaaaagaaatgaatgaGCTGAATCTTATCAGATGCAAGAAGATCCCAAAGCGGCCAGGTGCTGACTGGCGTGATCTTCCAGATGAAAAG GTCAAATTGTCTACTGGACAAATGGTTGATTTGATACCATGGTGCTTGCCAAACACAGCTAAACGACACAATCAGTGGAAGGGGCTGTTTGGAAGGTTGGATTGGGAAGGGAACTTCCCAACATCAATAACAGATCCTCAGCCAATGGGTAAGGTGGGGATGTGCTTTCACCCTGAACAGGACAGGATCCTTACTGTTCGCGAATGTGCACGATCTCAA GGATTCCCAGATAGCTACCAGTTTTCTGGTAACATTCATCACAAGCATCGGCAAATCGGAAATGCTGTCCCTCCTCCTCTATCATATGCACTGGGAAGGAAACTTAAGGAAGCACTGGATAGTAAGAGGCGGAAATAG
- the LOC133698514 gene encoding uncharacterized protein LOC133698514 isoform X2 has protein sequence MVAKKSKGMIKHLISAIQSPQGLNPPSLKRLYALLHHLSTLKNPISGSFPDMKLKKCRLNFKLKDINCLSDILFKQLEDRFHGFFSALHEHNVSAADNGKCFLIEELTLLLRCCLVMLVLIEHDQPLLIQKGLGILSMLSRLVATELSGRNGKSSITFKKLTSCQSVSDDCTTSITEEFVASLCLWKPSDPRYAFLCAVLEVFADELLVRQTLRQNFVMIDSAPSRSERLFVCPSGHGNIGSVLEVICAHFVVSLSDEQAFENFLNRLFWCHGEDFRIPEMSLPAALSLLLNPIMLSAPKLFQAYLILMVSEAIGICMPQPNTMLDPKLMDCYTEAFERSIFLYTRHMSSLHVDDFLGDNGSFIRSGLHGSSSKLNFESFLHPATRDKLHHLISKSYDAWNSYLSSMSSRTNSELVAASIAFMKESLCIVDESFKDEVLSILSCIILRYPSNDIGDTLLYKKEETSSQDIYLLASILKLMSSSLLQAIWYVKHLRSSFCLKSLEDVSSCKGYDVIVDILGCFEHFSISLPIQKFLCETLQSHPARHKKSKWMFFHFSGLLSLSYASGLDFLVKDCLFALMVVLNMFIIEEGDLAAVDSLFGSSLESFSSKSSDKSEGVMAISKSSQIVSSKIQKIQEMYLRLLVSREMITSPISPRLLLFYSEHAPPYVPTTENNTVKQELQNMALS, from the exons ATGGTTGCCAAGAAATCCAAGGGGATGATCAAGCATCTCATCTCTGCAATTCAATCCCCACAG GGTCTAAATCCACCCAGCCTTAAAAGATTGTATGCTCTGCTTCACCATTTGTCTACTCTGAAGAACCCCATAAGTGGCAGTTTCCCAGATATGAAGCTTAAGAAATGTCGGCTCAACTTCAAACTTAAAGACATCAACTGCCTGtctgatattttgtttaagcaGCTTGAGGATAGGTTTCATGGGTTCTTCTCTGCTTTACACGAGCATAATGTTTCAGCTGCTGATAATGGAAAATGTTTCCTGATTGAAGAACTGACATTGCTTTTGAGATGCTGTTTGGTTATGCTGGTTTTGATTGAACATGACCAGCCTCTTCTCATACAGAAGGGTTTGGGTATTCTTTCCATGCTTAGCAGATTGGTTGCTACAGAGTTAAGTGGTCGAAATGGAAAGAGTTCTATTACTTTCAAGAAGTTGACTTCTTGTCAAAGTGTTAGTGATGATTGCACCACCTCTATTACTGAGGAGTTTGTTGCTTCTTTATGTTTATGGAAGCCTTCTGATCCGCGCTATGCATTTCTATGTGCTGTACTTGAG GTATTTGCAGATGAGCTTTTGGTGCGTCAAACATTGAGACAGAATTTTGTGATGATTGACTCTGCACCTTCCCGAAGCGAAAGGCTATTTGTGTGCCCCTCTGGGCATGGTAATATTGGAAGCGTTCTGGAGGTGATTTGTGCTCATTTTGTCGTATCACTTTCTGATGAGCAagcttttgaaaatttcctcAACAGATTATTTTGGTGCCACGGGGAGGATTTCAGAATTCCTGAAATGAGTTTGCCGGCAGCCTTATCATTGCTTCTCAATCCCATCATGCTTTCTGCACCCAAATTGTTTCAGGCATACTTGATTTTAATGGTTTCTGAAGCCATTGGTATTTGCATGCCTCAACCAAATACGATGCTGGATCCTAAACTTATGGATTGCTATACAGAGGCATTTGAAAGGTCTATCTTCTTGTATACTAGGCACATGTCTAGTTTGcacgttgatgattttttgggTGACAATGGTTCTTTTATCAGATCAGGTTTGCATGGGAGCAGTAGTAAGCTGAATTTTGAATCTTTTCTTCATCCAGCCACAAGAGACAAACTGCATCATCTAATTTCCAAGTCATATGATGCATGGAATTCCTATTTAAGCAGTATGTCTTCTAGAACAAATTCTGAACTGGTGGCTGCCTCTATTGCCTTCATGAAGGAGAGCCTGTGCATTGTTGATGAATCGTTTAAAGATGAGGTTCTGTCAATCTTAAGTTGCATAATACTTAGATATCCATCTAACGATATTGGTGACACTTTACTGTACAAAAAGGAGGAAACCAGCTCTCAAGACATTTATCTTCTCGCTTCCATCTTGAAATTAATGAGTAGCTCATTGTTGCAAGCTATATGGTATGTAAAGCATCTTAGGTCTTCATTTTGCCTGAAATCACTGGAAGATGTGTCTTCATGCAAGGGCTACGATGTTATAGTGGATATTCTTGGTTGTTTTGAGCACTTCAGTATCAGTCTACCAATTCAAAAATTCTTATGTGAAACATTGCAATCTCACCCAGCAAGGCATAAGAAGTCCAAGTGgatgttttttcacttttcagGGTTGCTGTCATTGAGTTATGCTAGCGGGCTTGATTTTTTAGTAAAGGACTGTTTATTTGCACTTATGGTAGTGTTGAATATGTTTATTATTGAAGAGGGGGATCTCGCTGCAGTGGATTCATTATTTGGTTCCAGCTTGGAATCCTTTTCATCTAAATCCTCTGATAAATCTGAAGGG GTCATGGCAATCTCAAAATCTAGCCAAATAGTTTCATCGAAAATTCAAAAGATTCAGGAGATGTACTTGAG aCTGCTTGTGTCAAGAGAAATGATAACATCACCTATTTCTCCCCggcttttattgttttattcagAACACGCTCCACCATATGTTCCAACGACAGAAAACAACACAGTCAAGCAGGAACTTCAGAATATGGCTCTATCATGA
- the LOC133698671 gene encoding uncharacterized protein LOC133698671 has product MDLESVRRYIEKGGHEDDKKASKIEEMPLRFFEKFVMEGLHIDLIEPGRVVCSLKVPPRLLNGSDCLHAGAIAMLVDVVGSAALVAGGVFLTGVSVEINVSHLDAAYADEEIEIEARVLRAGKAVGSASVDFRKKKSGAIIAQGRHTKYLLISSKM; this is encoded by the exons ATGGATTTGGAATCTGTGAGGAGATATATAGAGAAAGGAGGACATGAAGATGACAAGAAAGCatcaaaaattgaagaaatgccACTCAGATTCTTTGAAAAATTCGTGATGGAAGGCCTTCATATTGATCTCATCGAACCTGGGCGTGTTGTTTGCTCCCTGAAAGTCCCTCCTCGTCTTCTG AACGGTAGCGATTGCTTGCATGCTGGGGCTATAGCAATGCTGGTTGATGTGGTAGGGTCAGCTGCACTGGTCGCAGGAGGAGTGTTCTTAACAGGAGTTTCTGTGGAAATTAATGTTTCACACTTGGATGCTGCTTATGCTGAT GAAGAAATCGAGATTGAAGCCAGGGTTCTACGTGCAGGCAAAGCTGTTGGATCTGCGAGTGTTGATTTCAGGAAGAAAAAGAGTGGGGCAATTATTGCTCAAGGGCGTCATACCAAGTACCTTCTTATTTCTAGTAAAATGTAA
- the LOC133698447 gene encoding uncharacterized protein LOC133698447 has translation MDLESVKRYLETGGYEEDKNASTIEKMPLRFFERFIMQGLHIDLIEPGRVVCSMKVPPRLLNGGNFLHGGATATLVDLVGSAAIFTVGAPATGVSVEINVSYLDAAFADEEIEIEARVLRVGKAVGVVSVELKKKKTGKIIAQGRHTKYLAVPSKM, from the exons atggattTGGAATCAGTGAAGAGATACTTAGAGACAGGAGGATATGAAGAAGACAAGAATGCATCAACCATTGAAAAAATGCCTCTCAGATTCTTTGAAAGATTTATAATGCAAGGCCTTCATATTGATCTCATTGAACCTGGGCGTGTTGTTTGCTCCATGAAAGTCCCTCCTCGTCTTCTG AATGGTGGCAATTTCTTGCACGGTGGGGCTACAGCCACGTTGGTCGACTTGGTAGGATCTGCTGCAATATTCACAGTTGGAGCTCCAGCAACTGGAGTTTCTGTAGAAATCAATGTTTCATACTTGGATGCTGCTTTTGCTGAT GAAGAAATCGAGATTGAAGCTAGGGTTCTTCGTGTGGGTAAAGCTGTTGGAGTTGTCAGTGTCgagttgaagaagaaaaagactgGGAAAATTATTGCTCAAGGGCGTCATACTAAGTACCTAGCTGTCCCTAGTAAAATGTAA
- the LOC133698514 gene encoding uncharacterized protein LOC133698514 isoform X1 produces MVAKKSKGMIKHLISAIQSPQGLNPPSLKRLYALLHHLSTLKNPISGSFPDMKLKKCRLNFKLKDINCLSDILFKQLEDRFHGFFSALHEHNVSAADNGKCFLIEELTLLLRCCLVMLVLIEHDQPLLIQKGLGILSMLSRLVATELSGRNGKSSITFKKLTSCQSVSDDCTTSITEEFVASLCLWKPSDPRYAFLCAVLEVFADELLVRQTLRQNFVMIDSAPSRSERLFVCPSGHGNIGSVLEVICAHFVVSLSDEQAFENFLNRLFWCHGEDFRIPEMSLPAALSLLLNPIMLSAPKLFQAYLILMVSEAIGICMPQPNTMLDPKLMDCYTEAFERSIFLYTRHMSSLHVDDFLGDNGSFIRSGLHGSSSKLNFESFLHPATRDKLHHLISKSYDAWNSYLSSMSSRTNSELVAASIAFMKESLCIVDESFKDEVLSILSCIILRYPSNDIGDTLLYKKEETSSQDIYLLASILKLMSSSLLQAIWYVKHLRSSFCLKSLEDVSSCKGYDVIVDILGCFEHFSISLPIQKFLCETLQSHPARHKKSKWMFFHFSGLLSLSYASGLDFLVKDCLFALMVVLNMFIIEEGDLAAVDSLFGSSLESFSSKSSDKSEGVMAISKSSQIVSSKIQKIQEMYLRTRSTICSNDRKQHSQAGTSEYGSIMNELDSVASMEDAKETCNGEIFLKCVLGKDAKSKVIDDLSDFIECEHGKNYSGWLRDRQRFKIWKYKKTTIRRWKRKKMCWNHLKG; encoded by the exons ATGGTTGCCAAGAAATCCAAGGGGATGATCAAGCATCTCATCTCTGCAATTCAATCCCCACAG GGTCTAAATCCACCCAGCCTTAAAAGATTGTATGCTCTGCTTCACCATTTGTCTACTCTGAAGAACCCCATAAGTGGCAGTTTCCCAGATATGAAGCTTAAGAAATGTCGGCTCAACTTCAAACTTAAAGACATCAACTGCCTGtctgatattttgtttaagcaGCTTGAGGATAGGTTTCATGGGTTCTTCTCTGCTTTACACGAGCATAATGTTTCAGCTGCTGATAATGGAAAATGTTTCCTGATTGAAGAACTGACATTGCTTTTGAGATGCTGTTTGGTTATGCTGGTTTTGATTGAACATGACCAGCCTCTTCTCATACAGAAGGGTTTGGGTATTCTTTCCATGCTTAGCAGATTGGTTGCTACAGAGTTAAGTGGTCGAAATGGAAAGAGTTCTATTACTTTCAAGAAGTTGACTTCTTGTCAAAGTGTTAGTGATGATTGCACCACCTCTATTACTGAGGAGTTTGTTGCTTCTTTATGTTTATGGAAGCCTTCTGATCCGCGCTATGCATTTCTATGTGCTGTACTTGAG GTATTTGCAGATGAGCTTTTGGTGCGTCAAACATTGAGACAGAATTTTGTGATGATTGACTCTGCACCTTCCCGAAGCGAAAGGCTATTTGTGTGCCCCTCTGGGCATGGTAATATTGGAAGCGTTCTGGAGGTGATTTGTGCTCATTTTGTCGTATCACTTTCTGATGAGCAagcttttgaaaatttcctcAACAGATTATTTTGGTGCCACGGGGAGGATTTCAGAATTCCTGAAATGAGTTTGCCGGCAGCCTTATCATTGCTTCTCAATCCCATCATGCTTTCTGCACCCAAATTGTTTCAGGCATACTTGATTTTAATGGTTTCTGAAGCCATTGGTATTTGCATGCCTCAACCAAATACGATGCTGGATCCTAAACTTATGGATTGCTATACAGAGGCATTTGAAAGGTCTATCTTCTTGTATACTAGGCACATGTCTAGTTTGcacgttgatgattttttgggTGACAATGGTTCTTTTATCAGATCAGGTTTGCATGGGAGCAGTAGTAAGCTGAATTTTGAATCTTTTCTTCATCCAGCCACAAGAGACAAACTGCATCATCTAATTTCCAAGTCATATGATGCATGGAATTCCTATTTAAGCAGTATGTCTTCTAGAACAAATTCTGAACTGGTGGCTGCCTCTATTGCCTTCATGAAGGAGAGCCTGTGCATTGTTGATGAATCGTTTAAAGATGAGGTTCTGTCAATCTTAAGTTGCATAATACTTAGATATCCATCTAACGATATTGGTGACACTTTACTGTACAAAAAGGAGGAAACCAGCTCTCAAGACATTTATCTTCTCGCTTCCATCTTGAAATTAATGAGTAGCTCATTGTTGCAAGCTATATGGTATGTAAAGCATCTTAGGTCTTCATTTTGCCTGAAATCACTGGAAGATGTGTCTTCATGCAAGGGCTACGATGTTATAGTGGATATTCTTGGTTGTTTTGAGCACTTCAGTATCAGTCTACCAATTCAAAAATTCTTATGTGAAACATTGCAATCTCACCCAGCAAGGCATAAGAAGTCCAAGTGgatgttttttcacttttcagGGTTGCTGTCATTGAGTTATGCTAGCGGGCTTGATTTTTTAGTAAAGGACTGTTTATTTGCACTTATGGTAGTGTTGAATATGTTTATTATTGAAGAGGGGGATCTCGCTGCAGTGGATTCATTATTTGGTTCCAGCTTGGAATCCTTTTCATCTAAATCCTCTGATAAATCTGAAGGG GTCATGGCAATCTCAAAATCTAGCCAAATAGTTTCATCGAAAATTCAAAAGATTCAGGAGATGTACTTGAG AACACGCTCCACCATATGTTCCAACGACAGAAAACAACACAGTCAAGCAGGAACTTCAGAATATGGCTCTATCATGAATGAGTTGGATTCTGTTGCCAGCATGGAAGATGCTAAGGAAACCTGCAATGGTGAGATCTTCCTGAAGTGCGTGCTAGGGAAGGATGCAAAATCCAAAGTTATAGATGATTTATCAGACTTCATTGAATGCGAGCATGGAAAGAATTACTCTGGCTGGTTGAGGGATCGGCAAAGATTTAAAATATGGAAGTACAAGAAAACAACAATTCGAAggtggaagagaaaaaaaatgtgttggAATCATCTAAAAGGGTAG